A stretch of the Sulfurimonas sp. HSL3-1 genome encodes the following:
- a CDS encoding AAA family ATPase, producing the protein MKLIGQIEKIFYEDEGFFVGVLGTGEKISGHYFESSVASIENAAVTLEGEYVEHPKYGRTFKFHTLNVNQHELFFFLNRVVKGFPKKVTAELIERFGEAGLIDILDNDIEKLTEFAGIKQKRLERIQGRWKQFRSMRELGSLLAPYDVTPAMLTTIAGAMKEVKDPVAAIRKNPYVLTNVEGIGFRRADELALKMGVDAGDERRLACAMEYAIAQRCEREGNSCLGKAELFAELDTLLQEGAVSQRYEAVLAEHIAEESIRPLNGELLAPVRLYEAERFIYEEFRRRLKRRDEPLTRDLEAFLAKASFTPGAEQREALETLNGGTRLLCLVGYAGTGKSTTAKLLLDLLALRHGREQVITCALSGIASQRIGEVSGYESATIQSLLVRFEERDYMPYKVVLIDEASMINAPLFARLLSKCHRDATLIIVGDDAQLPPIGAGDVLGDIIRFKLMPVVTLTKIYRQSETQAIPAIADAVRHSEIPALFGEYDDFRFLPIASREFPDREAHAGAVLAALAEAAVGMIPVCREHLKAKELYPYLTAFQVISPMKGGTLGTENLNRVLQGYFNPSPRQTVQRGDRRFALMDKVVHTKNDNMPAWSQEGYKAEAPSEKHRIFNGMLGLLFRIDEEAEQVYVVYPLEEMVVCYDYTQLTSHLMLAYALTVHKVQGMEYGTVAMPLTFSHYAMLDRKLLYTAITRAKEHCLIVGETDGFARALLRGETVSRRTVLQYLADVQ; encoded by the coding sequence ATGAAACTCATCGGCCAGATCGAGAAGATCTTCTACGAGGACGAGGGGTTCTTTGTCGGCGTACTTGGGACGGGCGAAAAGATCAGCGGCCACTATTTCGAGAGCAGTGTCGCCAGCATCGAAAACGCAGCAGTCACCCTTGAGGGCGAATACGTCGAGCATCCCAAATACGGCCGTACCTTCAAATTCCATACCCTCAACGTCAACCAGCATGAACTTTTTTTCTTTCTCAACCGTGTCGTGAAGGGATTCCCAAAGAAGGTGACCGCGGAGCTGATCGAGCGCTTCGGCGAAGCGGGCCTCATTGACATCCTCGACAACGATATCGAAAAACTGACGGAATTCGCGGGGATAAAACAGAAGCGGTTGGAACGGATCCAGGGGCGCTGGAAGCAGTTCCGTTCCATGCGGGAATTGGGGAGCCTTCTGGCCCCCTACGACGTGACCCCCGCCATGTTGACGACGATTGCCGGGGCGATGAAAGAGGTTAAGGACCCTGTTGCGGCAATCCGGAAGAATCCCTATGTTCTGACGAATGTGGAGGGAATCGGGTTTAGGCGCGCCGATGAGCTGGCACTGAAGATGGGCGTCGATGCAGGCGACGAACGGCGTCTTGCCTGTGCCATGGAGTACGCGATCGCGCAGCGCTGCGAACGTGAAGGCAATAGCTGCCTGGGCAAAGCGGAGCTGTTCGCGGAGCTGGATACCCTGCTACAGGAGGGTGCCGTGTCGCAGCGTTACGAAGCTGTGTTGGCGGAGCATATCGCGGAGGAGTCGATCCGCCCGTTGAACGGGGAGCTGCTCGCACCTGTCCGGTTGTACGAGGCCGAACGCTTCATTTATGAGGAGTTCCGTCGCCGTTTGAAACGGCGCGACGAACCTTTAACGCGGGATCTCGAGGCTTTTCTGGCGAAGGCGTCCTTTACGCCGGGGGCGGAGCAGCGCGAAGCGCTCGAGACGCTTAATGGGGGAACGCGGCTGCTCTGTCTGGTAGGGTATGCCGGGACGGGGAAGAGTACGACGGCGAAGCTGCTGCTGGACCTCCTGGCACTGCGGCATGGACGTGAACAGGTGATCACCTGTGCGCTCAGCGGGATTGCGTCGCAGCGCATCGGAGAGGTGAGCGGGTATGAGAGTGCGACGATTCAGAGCCTGTTGGTGCGCTTCGAAGAGCGCGACTATATGCCCTACAAGGTCGTCCTCATAGATGAAGCCTCCATGATCAACGCGCCGCTTTTCGCCCGGCTGCTCAGCAAGTGCCACCGCGATGCGACGCTCATCATTGTCGGCGACGACGCACAGCTCCCGCCGATCGGTGCGGGGGATGTGCTGGGTGACATCATCCGTTTCAAACTGATGCCGGTGGTGACGTTGACGAAGATCTACCGCCAAAGCGAGACACAGGCGATCCCGGCCATCGCCGATGCCGTGCGACACAGCGAGATCCCCGCACTTTTCGGTGAGTACGACGACTTCCGTTTCCTGCCGATCGCTTCGCGGGAGTTTCCCGACCGTGAGGCGCATGCCGGTGCGGTGCTGGCTGCCCTGGCGGAAGCGGCGGTGGGCATGATCCCGGTCTGCCGCGAACACCTGAAAGCCAAAGAGCTCTATCCCTATCTGACGGCTTTCCAGGTGATCAGCCCGATGAAGGGCGGGACCCTCGGCACCGAAAACCTCAACCGGGTGCTGCAGGGTTACTTCAACCCCTCTCCCCGCCAGACGGTTCAGCGGGGCGACAGACGGTTTGCACTGATGGATAAGGTCGTTCACACGAAAAACGACAATATGCCCGCCTGGAGCCAGGAGGGGTACAAAGCGGAAGCCCCTTCGGAGAAGCACCGTATTTTCAACGGGATGCTGGGGCTGCTGTTCCGGATCGACGAGGAGGCGGAGCAGGTCTACGTCGTCTATCCTCTGGAGGAGATGGTCGTCTGCTACGACTACACACAACTCACCTCCCATCTGATGCTTGCCTACGCCCTGACCGTGCACAAAGTCCAGGGAATGGAGTACGGCACTGTCGCGATGCCGCTGACCTTCAGTCACTATGCGATGCTGGACCGGAAACTGCTCTATACGGCGATCACCCGTGCGAAAGAGCACTGCTTGATCGTCGGTGAGACGGACGGGTTTGCACGTGCCCTGCTTCGGGGGGAAACCGTATCGCGCCGAACGGTGCTGCAGTATCTGGCAGACGTGCAATAG
- a CDS encoding acyl-CoA acyltransferase — translation MNLSVRKATENDADIVADAMLTSSRAGKKIGIFDLIFETSDNGALKEHLRALALSTTKSYCHYSNFLLAVSGGAVAGTICGYEPRVATHDVFTKALAELGVDEGYQERIATFLLVKPEIDRQTWVVDFMTVNEGYNPLTVFAELIKKSLLSARLKGYRKAQTMVEIGSSDAQILYEKLGFEVMDEKRSELYDDQFGRAGIKRLQMAL, via the coding sequence ATGAATTTGAGTGTCAGAAAAGCGACGGAAAATGACGCCGATATCGTAGCAGACGCTATGCTTACAAGCTCGAGGGCCGGGAAGAAGATCGGTATTTTTGACCTGATTTTCGAAACGTCGGATAACGGGGCTTTGAAAGAGCATCTGCGTGCTTTGGCGCTGTCTACAACCAAAAGCTACTGCCATTACAGCAATTTTCTTCTTGCGGTGTCCGGCGGTGCCGTGGCCGGAACGATCTGCGGGTATGAACCCCGGGTGGCGACCCATGACGTCTTTACGAAAGCATTGGCCGAATTGGGCGTCGATGAAGGCTACCAGGAAAGGATCGCTACTTTTCTGCTGGTCAAACCGGAGATTGACCGCCAGACCTGGGTCGTGGATTTTATGACAGTGAATGAGGGGTACAACCCCCTTACCGTCTTTGCGGAGTTGATCAAAAAGAGCCTGCTCTCCGCGCGATTGAAAGGTTACCGGAAGGCACAAACGATGGTGGAAATAGGCTCTTCGGACGCGCAGATCCTTTATGAAAAGCTTGGCTTCGAAGTGATGGACGAGAAGCGAAGCGAGCTTTACGACGATCAGTTCGGGCGGGCCGGTATCAAACGACTGCAGATGGCCCTGTGA